One Engraulis encrasicolus isolate BLACKSEA-1 chromosome 5, IST_EnEncr_1.0, whole genome shotgun sequence DNA segment encodes these proteins:
- the LOC134449021 gene encoding uncharacterized protein LOC134449021 isoform X3: MSLQWMSCVLLSLMCAHELQSLSVSFTNPWPFHVAVGRDLVLESSIEILPGEELLMLTWERNVGTEARRLATIEATRQATTQDSRISTENNGTILRISGVQESDFGRYTITATDGNTGTQQSAHKYVRKSDRPPETSVVLLCDVSAARAQWDRPVVTWLVDGVKLTNQTANTSEGGSKLHLQEVKGRNYTCISDSSLGTSTAHFILAGEQETHI; this comes from the exons ATGAGTCTACAATGGATGTCCTGTGTTCTGCTGAGTCTTATGT GTGCACATGAACTGCAAAGCTTATCAGTAAGCTTCACAAACCCATGGCCATTCCATGTTGCTGTGGGCAGGGACCTCGTACTGGAGTCATCTATTGAGATACTACCTGGGGAAGAGCTCCTAATGTTGACATGGGAACGGAATGTGGGCACGGAAGCCAGGAGACTGGCCACCATTGAAGCCACCAGACAGGCCACCACCCAGGATTCCCGAATCAGCACGGAGAACAATGGAACCATTCTAAGGATATCTGGCGTTCAGGAGTCTGACTTTGGACGTTACACCATCACCGCCACAGACgggaacacaggcacacagcaaTCTGCACACAAATATGTGAGAAAAAGTG ACAGGCCCCCAGAGACATCTGTAGTGCTACTGTGTGATGTGTCTGCAGCAAGAGCTCAGTGGGACAGGCCTGTGGTCACATGGCTAGTGGACGGGGTAAAGTTGACCAATCAGACGGCCAATACCTCAGAGGGAGGGTCTAAACTCCACCTGCAGGAAGTGAAGGGGCGGAACTACACCTGCATCAGTGACAGCAGTTTGGGGACCAGCACAGCACACTTCATCCTGGCAGGTGAACAAGAAACACATATCTGA
- the LOC134449021 gene encoding uncharacterized protein LOC134449021 isoform X2, producing MSLQWMSCVLLSLMCAHELQSLSVSFTNPWPFHVAVGRDLVLESSIEILPGEELLMLTWERNVGTEARRLATIEATRQATTQDSRISTENNGTILRISGVQESDFGRYTITATDGNTGTQQSAHKYVRKSDRPPETSVVLLCDVSAARAQWDRPVVTWLLDGVQLTNQTSHYTSEDGAKLHLQEVKGRNYTCISNSSLGTSEAHFLLADSSVSRNTCAHWSSMIAAVLAVLCWR from the exons ATGAGTCTACAATGGATGTCCTGTGTTCTGCTGAGTCTTATGT GTGCACATGAACTGCAAAGCTTATCAGTAAGCTTCACAAACCCATGGCCATTCCATGTTGCTGTGGGCAGGGACCTCGTACTGGAGTCATCTATTGAGATACTACCTGGGGAAGAGCTCCTAATGTTGACATGGGAACGGAATGTGGGCACGGAAGCCAGGAGACTGGCCACCATTGAAGCCACCAGACAGGCCACCACCCAGGATTCCCGAATCAGCACGGAGAACAATGGAACCATTCTAAGGATATCTGGCGTTCAGGAGTCTGACTTTGGACGTTACACCATCACCGCCACAGACgggaacacaggcacacagcaaTCTGCACACAAATATGTGAGAAAAAGTG ACAGACCCCCAGAGACATCCGTAGTGCTGCTGTGTGATGTGTCTGCAGCAAGAGCTCAGTGGGACAGGCCTGTGGTCACATGGCTGCTGGACGGGGTGCAGTTGACCAATCAGACATCTCATTACACGTCAGAGGACGGGGCCAAACTGCATCTGCAGGAAGTGAAGGGGCGGAACTACACCTGCATCAGCAACAGCAGCCTGGGAACCAGCGAGGCTCACTTCCTGCTTGCAG ATTCATCAGTGAGTCGAAACACATGCGCGCACTGGTCTTCTATGATTGCCGCCGTCTTGGCAGTGTTGTGTTGGCGTTAG